The following proteins are encoded in a genomic region of Sorangiineae bacterium MSr12523:
- the tssC gene encoding type VI secretion system contractile sheath large subunit encodes MIELDSPETVRGGIHGEESSDGWLAPLLASQVRIDRWIAKIDAMLGEQLDAILHHPEFQSLEAAWRGLEFVVNRIEAGRGIQVAMWNCSKQELSDDLADAAERTKSRFFRTVYESHYGQHGGVPFAAIFANFSVTAAFDDVALLRGMASVAAMSHAPVFVDAHPSLFAPSKRGNGSPENASFEELSAATDLGAIFEGPSFIKWHDLRTSEDSRYLGILLPRMRLRSAYRDATESAETFVYDETIAAHGDHLWGSATYAFSLRLAESYARDRTAMRLLDTFLAAPPVFEAHEVMGDDACKPPVEVLFSRRIEEALAELGFIPLTCDPVDGSLRFASASSLQMPKTFGRSDGGEQATLNYLLGTRIPYLLFVCRFAHQLKVFQREKLGGHHTREQLQTQLTAQLRRYVDTKDNPSAATRFQYPLRGAKVELVDIPGQPGWYGMNVVIRPHMRYRDAEFELDVTGRIDRR; translated from the coding sequence ATGATCGAGCTCGATTCTCCCGAGACCGTTCGTGGCGGCATCCACGGCGAGGAATCGAGCGACGGATGGCTCGCCCCGCTCTTGGCGTCCCAGGTTCGCATCGACCGATGGATCGCGAAGATCGACGCCATGCTCGGGGAGCAGTTGGACGCCATTTTGCACCATCCCGAGTTTCAATCGTTGGAGGCGGCATGGCGCGGTCTCGAATTCGTCGTCAACCGCATCGAAGCGGGACGGGGCATCCAGGTCGCGATGTGGAATTGCTCGAAACAGGAGCTCTCGGACGATCTCGCGGATGCTGCAGAGCGCACGAAATCGCGATTCTTTCGCACCGTGTACGAATCGCATTACGGCCAGCACGGTGGAGTGCCTTTCGCTGCGATTTTTGCGAACTTCTCCGTGACGGCGGCCTTCGACGACGTAGCCTTGCTTCGCGGGATGGCCTCGGTGGCCGCCATGTCGCATGCGCCCGTATTCGTCGATGCCCATCCGAGCCTGTTCGCTCCGTCGAAGCGTGGCAATGGGTCGCCGGAAAATGCCAGCTTCGAAGAGCTCTCGGCGGCCACGGATCTGGGCGCCATTTTCGAGGGGCCCTCGTTCATCAAATGGCACGATCTGCGCACGAGCGAGGATAGTCGCTATTTGGGTATTCTCCTCCCGCGCATGCGGCTTCGTTCGGCCTACCGCGACGCCACCGAGTCGGCGGAAACCTTCGTGTACGACGAGACCATCGCCGCGCATGGCGATCATCTTTGGGGCAGCGCCACGTATGCATTCAGCCTCCGGCTGGCCGAGAGCTATGCGCGCGATCGGACGGCGATGAGGCTGCTCGACACGTTCCTCGCGGCACCTCCGGTGTTCGAGGCCCACGAGGTGATGGGCGATGACGCGTGCAAGCCGCCCGTGGAGGTGCTCTTCTCGCGGCGTATCGAGGAAGCGCTGGCGGAGCTCGGATTCATTCCTCTGACGTGCGATCCGGTCGACGGCTCCCTGCGGTTCGCGAGCGCGAGCAGCTTGCAAATGCCGAAGACGTTCGGACGCTCCGATGGAGGCGAGCAAGCGACATTGAATTATCTGCTCGGTACGCGAATTCCGTATTTGCTGTTCGTGTGCCGTTTTGCCCACCAGCTCAAGGTGTTCCAACGTGAGAAACTCGGCGGTCACCACACGCGCGAGCAGCTTCAAACGCAATTGACCGCGCAATTGAGACGTTATGTCGATACCAAGGACAATCCGTCGGCCGCCACCCGGTTTCAATATCCGCTGCGCGGCGCGAAGGTCGAATTGGTCGACATTCCGGGACAGCCGGGCTGGTACGGCATGAACGTGGTCATCCGGCCGCACATGCGTTATCGCGACGCGGAGTTCGAGCTCGACGTGACCGGGAGGATCGACCGGCGATGA
- a CDS encoding type VI secretion system baseplate subunit TssK, with the protein MTPRKPFWPPTLSVKPAHLQASDTYAEALCARGFRRLAPDAYGVVHMDYDEGALARGDLVIRRLDVVFPSGLEAWLDEDSSPLEANVATRLHELSSSVLVYLAVPRPILDGPNMSKDDASARSTRYVGDLDAKIPWMRPKLEVLFQGDALDRYEVLPIGRIEQVGYSYRFSDGVWPIVFHARACAPLVAELGRVLAALEQRRRELVEARHEQPFHLTTSISAPGLNLFVLLNRHLGALQVLSKQRTARPYAVYRCLRSLYLALVAFGHEWERPPAYEHDKLAEAIPWLSTRIVRLLDAVGRDPLTRLSFERGDYADMFSLSFQREDLVGKRPVLVATCDDEAFLERMPRIMKMAAPFALQECMRLSLRGVRLELDVDPPPQLPQGPHIASYRIWERERLTGREPDLRPYWQDILACRTVSVYVPGAPPSLKLFLYGIDREIF; encoded by the coding sequence ATGACACCGCGCAAGCCCTTCTGGCCGCCCACGCTGAGCGTCAAGCCCGCGCATCTGCAGGCCTCCGACACCTACGCGGAAGCTCTTTGCGCACGCGGCTTTCGCCGCCTCGCGCCCGACGCATATGGCGTCGTTCACATGGACTACGACGAGGGGGCGCTCGCCCGCGGCGATCTCGTGATCCGTCGCCTGGACGTGGTGTTTCCGAGCGGGCTCGAAGCCTGGTTGGACGAAGATTCGTCTCCGCTCGAGGCCAATGTCGCAACGCGCCTGCACGAGCTGTCCTCGTCCGTGCTCGTCTATTTGGCGGTGCCGCGGCCCATCTTGGATGGGCCCAACATGAGCAAGGACGACGCAAGCGCGCGGTCGACGCGGTACGTGGGCGATCTGGACGCGAAGATCCCCTGGATGCGGCCAAAGCTCGAGGTGCTCTTCCAGGGGGATGCGCTGGATCGGTATGAAGTGCTGCCAATCGGCCGCATCGAGCAGGTCGGCTACTCGTATCGATTCTCGGATGGCGTGTGGCCCATCGTGTTTCACGCTCGGGCATGCGCGCCCCTCGTGGCGGAGCTCGGTCGTGTGCTCGCCGCCCTCGAGCAGCGACGGCGCGAGCTCGTCGAGGCGCGCCACGAGCAGCCGTTTCATCTCACCACCTCGATTTCGGCTCCCGGGTTGAACCTATTCGTTCTGTTGAACCGGCACCTGGGCGCGTTGCAGGTTCTCTCGAAGCAGCGCACGGCGCGTCCGTATGCCGTTTACCGGTGTTTGCGAAGCTTGTACCTCGCGCTCGTTGCCTTCGGACACGAATGGGAGCGCCCTCCCGCGTACGAGCACGACAAGCTCGCCGAGGCGATCCCATGGCTCTCCACGCGCATCGTGCGTTTGCTCGACGCCGTGGGACGCGATCCGTTGACGCGGCTCTCGTTCGAGCGAGGCGACTACGCCGATATGTTTTCGCTCTCCTTCCAGCGCGAAGACCTCGTTGGAAAGCGCCCGGTGCTGGTTGCCACCTGCGACGACGAAGCCTTTCTCGAGCGGATGCCCCGCATCATGAAAATGGCCGCTCCGTTTGCGCTGCAGGAATGCATGCGGCTTTCGCTTCGCGGCGTGCGGCTCGAGCTCGACGTCGATCCACCGCCGCAGCTCCCGCAGGGGCCACACATTGCCAGCTACCGCATCTGGGAGCGCGAACGCTTGACCGGGCGCGAGCCGGATCTCCGCCCATATTGGCAAGATATTTTAGCCTGCCGGACCGTGAGCGTTTACGTGCCGGGCGCCCCGCCGAGCTTGAAGCTCTTTCTGTATGGGATCGATCGGGAAATTTTCTGA
- a CDS encoding VOC family protein, whose product MIALDHLILAARTLEEGADWVFARLGATPAGGGKHPLMGTHNRVLRLGDESYLEVLAIDPEAPAPGRPRWFGLDSPEMQARLEQGPALVHWVARTDDIERDARTAPVHMGAIVEASRGDLRWRITVPREGTLLRDGIFPTFIQWQGGHPAAAMPESNCQLESLQLFHPRGGALLAALRHLGLPSDAPVTASEGDPHLVAHVRAAGKLIALS is encoded by the coding sequence ATGATCGCACTCGATCATCTCATCCTTGCTGCGCGCACCCTCGAGGAAGGTGCAGATTGGGTCTTCGCTCGGCTGGGCGCGACGCCGGCTGGCGGGGGCAAGCATCCGCTCATGGGCACGCACAACCGCGTACTCCGCCTCGGTGACGAGAGCTACCTCGAGGTGCTCGCGATCGATCCCGAGGCACCGGCTCCTGGGCGGCCGCGCTGGTTCGGGCTCGATTCGCCGGAAATGCAAGCGCGCCTCGAGCAAGGCCCGGCGCTCGTTCATTGGGTCGCGCGGACGGACGACATCGAGCGCGATGCGCGCACGGCACCGGTGCACATGGGCGCCATTGTCGAGGCGTCGCGCGGAGATCTGCGGTGGCGCATCACCGTGCCGCGCGAGGGCACGCTTTTGCGGGACGGCATCTTTCCGACCTTCATCCAGTGGCAGGGCGGGCATCCCGCTGCGGCAATGCCCGAGTCGAATTGCCAACTCGAATCGCTGCAGCTATTCCACCCGCGCGGGGGCGCCCTTCTCGCAGCCTTGCGCCATCTCGGCCTTCCGTCCGACGCCCCCGTCACGGCCAGCGAAGGCGACCCGCACCTGGTCGCTCACGTGCGCGCCGCAGGAAAGCTCATCGCACTATCGTAG
- a CDS encoding chitobiase/beta-hexosaminidase C-terminal domain-containing protein, whose product MTRLALAKALFGLTATLMMVANLLGCSGDAGVIIPPPPLTDAGPQQDARADADLPDAMPAAATPEFNPPPGIFNAPPSITLRTETAGAAIHYTLDGSTPDSKSPIYTSPIGVAKTTTIKAIARKTGFGDSAVRSGAYFIDIPPGVVEPVQFEPKAGDYSNDVEVQFTSATADAAFCYTLDGSAPSCDAQARCARGVVTYTAPVPISKSGQKIRAIACKKDMVTSSEMEATYNFSAIKPTFNPPPGSYDPHNPVPIAITSETRGAVIHYSVNGTAPPTCDSPDTVSANGTIPIITGDAIVQALTCKEGYATSEVETAQYLGTLCASDFDVTSRAQLEALARCEEITGRLQIAGATDLTDLAPLAHLRRVGGYLHISFNPGLTSLHGLEALTAVGGQLWVKDNASLDRIDSLAAIETVGDSLLVAGNAITEWIGPSSLTLVGGLRIGSEKSLKHVGGFSRLAKINGELLVGGNDALTAFDDMPALTTVTGTVSFSSNAVLERLSGFAAVHTLGNLSIRSNPVLTQFLAFSQAPAIGGELAIADNPKLAELDLKNVSSIGTIYLGNLPALTSLQALGGLTKVEGLATITGTLGFSNLAGLEQLTSIKGTLSINSSQGLTDLTGLTNLTSVKSFLSVWGNADLKSLRGLDKLGELSDGITLTENPALIEIGSLNALEWSVNSVLIASNPKLVRLDGLHRLRSMSHLSILDDIALEKLEGFEALTEVGVLEIKGCSALQNLTGLEALGKIAGNLDISGNGSLTQLDALGQFVSLGGHLTIAFNASLPMCQADRVFERLRAHGYGGLPDIRNNGGTTTCD is encoded by the coding sequence ATGACGAGGCTTGCTCTGGCGAAGGCCCTTTTTGGCCTGACCGCCACGTTGATGATGGTCGCCAATCTCCTGGGATGCAGCGGCGACGCGGGGGTCATCATTCCGCCGCCACCCCTGACCGATGCCGGACCCCAGCAGGACGCCCGCGCTGACGCCGATCTTCCGGATGCGATGCCGGCGGCGGCCACTCCCGAGTTCAATCCGCCGCCCGGAATCTTCAATGCGCCTCCAAGCATTACGCTGCGCACGGAAACGGCCGGCGCCGCGATTCACTATACGCTGGACGGCAGCACGCCCGATTCGAAGTCGCCCATTTACACGTCGCCCATTGGCGTCGCGAAAACCACGACCATCAAGGCCATTGCCCGCAAAACCGGTTTCGGCGATTCCGCCGTTCGCTCGGGAGCGTATTTCATCGACATTCCGCCGGGCGTCGTCGAACCGGTTCAATTCGAGCCCAAGGCCGGCGACTATTCCAATGACGTCGAGGTGCAGTTTACGAGCGCCACGGCCGACGCCGCGTTCTGCTACACGCTCGATGGCTCGGCCCCTTCCTGCGACGCCCAAGCCCGCTGCGCACGGGGCGTCGTCACCTATACGGCGCCGGTGCCGATCTCGAAGTCGGGGCAGAAGATTCGCGCCATCGCATGCAAGAAGGACATGGTCACTTCCTCGGAAATGGAGGCGACTTACAATTTCAGCGCCATCAAGCCGACATTCAATCCGCCCCCCGGATCGTACGATCCGCACAACCCCGTTCCGATCGCCATCACCAGCGAAACGCGGGGCGCCGTCATTCATTATAGCGTGAATGGCACGGCACCGCCGACCTGCGACAGCCCGGATACGGTTTCCGCGAATGGCACCATCCCGATCATCACGGGGGACGCCATCGTTCAGGCGCTCACCTGCAAAGAGGGTTATGCCACCAGCGAGGTGGAAACGGCGCAGTATCTGGGCACCCTGTGTGCGAGCGACTTCGATGTTACGTCACGCGCACAGCTCGAAGCACTCGCACGTTGCGAAGAGATCACCGGCCGCCTCCAGATCGCGGGTGCCACGGACCTCACGGACCTGGCTCCCCTCGCCCATCTGCGGCGCGTGGGCGGCTATCTACATATTTCGTTCAACCCTGGATTGACGTCACTGCACGGCTTGGAGGCCTTGACGGCCGTCGGAGGGCAGCTGTGGGTGAAGGACAATGCTTCGCTCGATCGGATCGATTCGCTCGCGGCAATCGAGACGGTCGGTGACTCGCTTCTCGTCGCAGGCAATGCGATCACCGAATGGATCGGCCCAAGCTCGCTCACCCTGGTCGGGGGTCTCCGCATCGGCAGTGAGAAGAGCCTGAAGCACGTCGGTGGGTTCTCCCGGCTGGCGAAAATCAATGGCGAACTACTCGTCGGGGGCAACGATGCACTGACGGCCTTCGATGACATGCCTGCATTGACCACGGTCACGGGCACGGTATCGTTCTCGTCGAACGCGGTGCTCGAACGGCTTTCGGGCTTCGCCGCGGTCCACACGTTGGGCAATCTGTCCATTCGTTCCAACCCCGTGCTGACGCAGTTCCTTGCGTTCTCACAGGCACCCGCGATCGGCGGCGAGCTCGCTATAGCGGACAATCCGAAGCTCGCGGAACTCGATTTGAAGAACGTGAGCTCGATTGGAACCATTTATCTCGGCAACCTACCCGCGCTGACATCGCTCCAGGCCCTTGGCGGTTTGACGAAGGTCGAAGGTCTCGCGACCATCACGGGGACGCTCGGCTTCTCGAACCTGGCTGGCCTCGAGCAACTCACCTCCATCAAAGGGACTCTCTCCATCAACTCCTCGCAGGGGCTCACCGATCTGACGGGCCTCACGAATCTCACGTCCGTGAAGAGCTTTCTCTCCGTGTGGGGCAATGCGGACCTGAAGAGCCTCCGCGGCCTCGACAAACTTGGAGAACTGTCCGACGGCATCACGCTGACCGAGAACCCCGCCCTGATCGAGATCGGCAGTTTGAACGCGCTCGAATGGTCTGTGAACTCGGTTCTCATCGCCTCGAATCCCAAGTTGGTCAGGCTCGATGGGCTGCATCGTCTTCGGTCGATGTCGCACCTGAGCATCCTCGACGACATCGCGCTAGAGAAGCTCGAGGGATTCGAGGCGCTCACCGAGGTCGGAGTGCTCGAAATCAAAGGATGTTCGGCGCTCCAAAATCTGACGGGCCTCGAGGCGCTCGGGAAGATTGCCGGCAACCTCGACATCAGTGGGAACGGTTCGCTGACCCAGCTCGATGCCCTCGGCCAATTCGTCTCGCTCGGCGGCCATCTGACCATCGCGTTCAACGCGAGCTTGCCCATGTGCCAGGCCGACCGCGTTTTCGAGCGGCTGCGCGCACATGGCTATGGGGGCCTTCCCGATATCCGCAACAACGGTGGCACGACCACCTGCGACTAA
- a CDS encoding DinB family protein gives MNIVHPSDLQPILTGDPRARRAFVQELTPIVHGHVRRALFRRRARAHRRDVRQDVEDMVQEVFAVLFAEDGKCLRTWSPARGSSFASFVGLVAERHVGAILRSGRRSPWTDDAADPAELEAWLEPGPAPEAHHAQGQLARAVLERVARELSPRGQTFLRVLFLEEKPVNDATSQFGVSADVVYAWRTRIVKRARRIGQRLETNFVHAVRFREVANKKGGNGKENAMIGLSRELAAQLEAWPAQLRASVEGISAEEARLAAPNHGLSVVEHAWHLADLEEEAFAVRMARMLEEDFPHLPDFDGDHEAKVRRYRERDLDTALTRFAAARSANLRRLERVRPDEWARAAVQDGVGSLTLADLVCRMLDHDRSHAAELLERLASLGRTPTPALIEMAGAAPPTPCAA, from the coding sequence ATGAACATCGTTCATCCGAGCGATCTCCAGCCCATTTTGACGGGAGACCCGCGTGCGCGGCGGGCGTTCGTCCAGGAGCTTACGCCGATCGTTCACGGCCATGTTCGACGAGCGCTCTTTCGACGGCGCGCGCGCGCCCATCGGAGGGATGTTCGGCAGGACGTCGAGGACATGGTCCAGGAGGTTTTTGCCGTCCTTTTTGCCGAGGATGGCAAGTGCCTTCGCACGTGGTCGCCCGCGCGCGGTTCGTCGTTCGCGAGCTTCGTCGGGCTCGTGGCGGAACGTCACGTGGGGGCGATTCTTCGCAGCGGGCGGCGAAGCCCTTGGACGGACGATGCGGCCGATCCGGCGGAGCTCGAAGCATGGCTCGAGCCGGGGCCCGCACCGGAGGCGCATCATGCCCAGGGACAATTGGCGCGAGCCGTGCTCGAGCGCGTCGCCCGTGAGCTGTCGCCGCGTGGCCAAACCTTTTTGCGCGTGCTCTTCCTCGAGGAGAAGCCGGTCAACGATGCCACGTCGCAATTTGGTGTGTCGGCGGACGTCGTATATGCGTGGCGAACCCGCATCGTGAAGCGTGCTCGGCGAATCGGGCAACGCCTGGAAACGAATTTCGTGCACGCCGTCAGGTTTCGCGAGGTCGCGAACAAGAAAGGAGGGAACGGAAAGGAAAACGCGATGATTGGACTCTCACGGGAGCTTGCTGCCCAGCTCGAAGCATGGCCTGCGCAATTGCGTGCATCGGTGGAAGGTATTTCCGCCGAGGAGGCGCGCCTCGCGGCACCGAACCACGGATTGTCCGTCGTCGAACATGCGTGGCATCTGGCCGATCTCGAGGAGGAAGCATTCGCCGTTCGCATGGCGCGCATGCTCGAGGAGGACTTTCCCCACCTGCCCGACTTCGACGGCGATCACGAGGCCAAAGTCCGCCGCTACCGCGAGCGCGATCTCGACACCGCCCTCACGCGTTTCGCCGCCGCACGCTCGGCGAATCTGCGTCGCCTCGAACGGGTGCGACCCGACGAGTGGGCGCGCGCCGCCGTGCAAGACGGCGTCGGCTCGCTCACGTTGGCCGATCTCGTTTGCCGCATGCTGGACCACGATCGCTCGCACGCCGCCGAATTGCTGGAACGATTGGCATCACTCGGCCGAACGCCCACTCCCGCCCTCATCGAAATGGCCGGAGCCGCGCCCCCAACGCCCTGCGCGGCATAA
- a CDS encoding KAP family NTPase, translating into MAEVTVSAGVERVLMLARGLAGSDEAPSVSDLFFALTELGRTQEEATAARFLWLQVSATTSESTYVALRDARGRGNPQQADLLLQRARDIARRTSGLYRVHLRHLVAALLTSGESSSELFLQFGLPPSSLKAPFLQWMADSLDDPSLLAPWYGILPPDGRPDGHSIQRSALSDRATVEDSMGFRPSVRAIADFLRHLETKPPLTMSIEGEWGCGKSSFMMQLEEELLRRPNGSTEPLPFVVWFDAWKHAKHEEMWATFAVEFLHQVSRQQTWFKRFLGHVMLFVRRVKWRDVRLEVLRALLFGVAAVLMLFALVAFFYQHWAFAHDLGVEAMAKADGAPFQRFAGKFIVAGGWTGALAVAILTMTRIKGLVGGSLPIDLKKHIFSPDYEGRSTFLDQFHEDFGKIVDAYIGDRRVYVFIDDVDRCEVPTAVDLMQALNLMTACAPKLIFIIGMDREKVAAGIAAKYAPLLSYMNPRGVAFGLDFIEKFIQLPFALPRPTEADTRSMLWHLSTTRRPRPNGHHVPVTGTTMIPDSSPPTPRSPVHTAAESERFASAVSTDSPLIHDITLALAPALDFNPRRVKQFLNLFRLRAFLAWQTGSLALDNLGRNGNTMTLPQIGKLTAIALRWPLFISDLEVDPLLLGRLQAFALGIGKPDEASSTYRKWFDDARLLQLLRLGADACEPTPRTSMAPDYDVSRMSFAWSTLGFARMNAAQEPPSAPME; encoded by the coding sequence ATGGCCGAGGTGACTGTCAGCGCAGGAGTGGAGCGGGTGCTCATGCTTGCACGGGGGTTGGCCGGATCCGACGAAGCCCCCTCCGTGAGCGATCTCTTTTTCGCACTCACGGAGCTCGGACGCACGCAAGAGGAAGCCACGGCAGCACGGTTCCTTTGGCTCCAGGTGTCCGCGACCACGAGCGAATCCACCTACGTCGCACTTCGTGATGCCCGAGGCCGAGGCAATCCACAGCAAGCCGACCTGCTGCTCCAGCGTGCCCGCGATATTGCGCGGCGAACCTCCGGCCTTTACCGCGTGCATTTGCGCCATCTCGTCGCAGCGTTGCTGACTTCGGGAGAGTCCAGCTCGGAATTGTTCCTTCAGTTCGGGCTGCCCCCTTCGTCACTCAAAGCGCCTTTTCTCCAATGGATGGCCGATTCCCTGGACGATCCCAGTCTGCTCGCCCCTTGGTATGGCATCTTGCCGCCGGACGGGCGCCCCGACGGGCACTCCATCCAACGCTCCGCCCTGAGCGATCGTGCCACGGTGGAGGACTCCATGGGCTTTCGCCCGAGCGTACGTGCCATTGCGGATTTTCTGCGGCACCTCGAGACGAAGCCTCCGCTGACCATGAGCATCGAGGGTGAGTGGGGCTGCGGCAAGTCGTCGTTCATGATGCAGCTCGAGGAGGAGCTCTTGCGGCGACCAAATGGCTCGACGGAACCCTTGCCGTTCGTGGTGTGGTTCGATGCCTGGAAACACGCCAAGCACGAAGAGATGTGGGCGACCTTTGCCGTCGAGTTTCTGCACCAGGTCTCGCGCCAGCAAACTTGGTTCAAGCGCTTTCTCGGGCACGTGATGCTCTTCGTGCGCCGCGTGAAATGGCGCGACGTGCGGCTCGAGGTGCTGCGTGCACTTCTCTTCGGCGTGGCCGCGGTGCTCATGTTGTTCGCCCTGGTGGCGTTCTTTTACCAGCACTGGGCCTTCGCCCACGATCTCGGCGTCGAAGCCATGGCCAAGGCAGACGGTGCGCCGTTCCAGCGATTCGCGGGCAAATTCATCGTGGCCGGCGGATGGACCGGTGCGCTGGCCGTGGCCATCCTGACCATGACCCGCATCAAAGGCCTCGTGGGAGGCTCGTTGCCCATCGATCTGAAGAAGCATATTTTCTCACCCGATTACGAAGGCCGCTCGACCTTTCTGGACCAATTCCACGAGGACTTTGGAAAAATCGTCGACGCGTACATCGGCGATCGGCGCGTGTACGTCTTCATCGACGACGTCGACCGGTGCGAGGTGCCCACCGCGGTGGATCTGATGCAAGCGCTCAATCTGATGACCGCGTGTGCGCCGAAACTCATCTTCATCATTGGTATGGACCGCGAAAAGGTGGCGGCCGGCATTGCTGCGAAATATGCGCCGCTACTGTCGTACATGAATCCGCGGGGCGTCGCATTCGGGCTCGATTTCATCGAGAAGTTCATTCAATTGCCGTTTGCGCTGCCGCGTCCGACCGAAGCCGACACCCGGTCCATGCTTTGGCATCTATCGACGACGAGGCGCCCCCGCCCAAATGGTCATCACGTCCCGGTAACCGGTACGACGATGATCCCGGATTCGAGTCCACCAACACCACGGTCTCCGGTGCACACCGCGGCCGAGTCGGAGCGCTTCGCGTCAGCGGTTTCGACGGACTCACCCCTCATTCACGATATTACGTTGGCGCTCGCCCCGGCCTTGGATTTCAATCCACGCCGGGTCAAACAGTTTCTCAATTTGTTTCGCTTGCGCGCATTCCTCGCGTGGCAAACTGGGAGTCTCGCGCTGGACAATCTCGGTCGCAATGGCAATACCATGACGTTGCCGCAAATTGGAAAGCTTACCGCCATCGCGCTCCGCTGGCCGCTTTTCATTTCCGATCTCGAGGTCGATCCTTTGCTGCTCGGGCGCCTGCAGGCCTTCGCGCTCGGCATCGGAAAGCCCGATGAAGCGTCGAGCACATACCGCAAGTGGTTCGACGACGCGCGGCTGCTCCAACTGCTGCGACTCGGGGCCGATGCCTGTGAACCCACGCCGCGCACCAGCATGGCGCCGGATTACGACGTATCGCGGATGTCCTTCGCGTGGTCCACACTGGGTTTCGCTCGAATGAACGCTGCTCAGGAACCGCCGAGCGCCCCGATGGAATAG